From one Streptomyces sp. N50 genomic stretch:
- a CDS encoding zf-HC2 domain-containing protein → MNCEQDRPELAAYALAALDPADAVRVDGHVRECPACAADVDGLRSTLAAVRTLPGEEMLGDWSGKLPGLREAAVRAALAEIPGVAGS, encoded by the coding sequence GTGAACTGCGAGCAGGACAGACCCGAACTGGCCGCGTACGCCCTGGCGGCCCTCGATCCCGCGGACGCCGTACGTGTCGACGGCCATGTGCGGGAGTGCCCGGCGTGCGCGGCCGACGTGGACGGGCTCCGCTCCACTCTCGCCGCCGTCCGGACCCTGCCCGGCGAGGAGATGCTGGGCGACTGGTCAGGCAAGCTCCCCGGACTGCGGGAGGCGGCGGTCCGCGCCGCCCTGGCGGAGATCCCGGGGGTGGCCGGCTCCTGA
- a CDS encoding FAD-binding oxidoreductase: MTEYQGRIVLGEDTVAELADRIEGSVFAPDDAGYAGAIAGFNSRSRHRPCLVVAAAGAADVRAAVGFAAARDLPVGVMATGHQPFPAEDDFLLVTTGAMRAVEIDAERGVARVAAGALWSDVVEPAQAEGLAPLNGSSPLVGAVGCTLGGGLSPFLGRSYGWAADHVVAIEVVTPDGELRRVSPELEPELFWGLRGGRSNFGIVTELEIRLFPVTSFYGGGIYFPAENVEAVLRAFPEVVRDAPDAFTCSVALLNFPSVPEIPELLRGRFLAHVRVTHLGSDEEAEKLIAPFRAIGEGVIDTVGRHPYGAYALVHTDPADPFPYEEQGALLAELPARAVESLVESAQLAAGGLVTVLEIRHLGGALAHRPVAASPIAARDAVFTVWGATVGPPEVVDAGTAMLGGMVERLSPWSTGLAYTNFAGRDDRAENVFTAEDLERLRVLKRYYDPRNLFRVNNHNVAPEQR, encoded by the coding sequence ATGACCGAGTACCAGGGGCGGATCGTTCTCGGAGAGGACACCGTCGCCGAACTGGCCGACCGGATCGAGGGATCCGTGTTCGCCCCGGACGACGCGGGCTACGCGGGCGCGATCGCGGGCTTCAACTCGCGCTCGCGGCACCGGCCTTGCCTCGTCGTCGCGGCGGCCGGCGCCGCCGATGTGCGGGCCGCGGTCGGTTTCGCCGCCGCGCGTGACCTGCCCGTCGGGGTCATGGCCACCGGGCACCAGCCGTTCCCCGCCGAGGACGACTTCCTGCTCGTCACGACAGGTGCGATGCGCGCCGTCGAGATCGACGCCGAGCGTGGCGTGGCCCGGGTGGCCGCGGGCGCGCTCTGGTCGGACGTCGTGGAGCCCGCCCAGGCGGAGGGACTGGCACCGCTGAACGGCTCCAGCCCCCTGGTGGGAGCCGTCGGCTGCACGCTCGGCGGCGGACTCAGTCCGTTCCTCGGCCGGTCCTACGGCTGGGCCGCCGACCACGTCGTGGCGATCGAGGTCGTCACACCGGACGGTGAACTGCGGCGCGTATCACCGGAGTTGGAGCCGGAGCTGTTCTGGGGCCTGCGCGGCGGACGCAGCAACTTCGGGATCGTGACCGAGCTGGAGATCAGGCTCTTCCCGGTAACTTCCTTCTACGGCGGCGGAATCTACTTCCCCGCCGAGAACGTCGAGGCCGTCCTCCGCGCCTTCCCCGAGGTGGTCCGCGACGCGCCCGACGCCTTCACCTGCTCAGTGGCGCTGCTCAACTTCCCGTCGGTACCGGAGATTCCGGAACTCCTGCGCGGCCGCTTCCTCGCCCACGTCCGGGTCACCCACCTCGGCTCCGACGAGGAGGCCGAGAAGCTCATCGCGCCCTTCCGGGCCATCGGCGAGGGCGTCATCGACACGGTCGGCCGTCATCCCTACGGCGCGTACGCCCTCGTGCACACCGACCCGGCCGATCCCTTCCCGTACGAGGAACAGGGCGCCCTGCTGGCCGAGTTGCCGGCGCGAGCCGTCGAATCCCTCGTGGAGAGCGCCCAGTTGGCGGCAGGCGGACTCGTCACGGTGCTGGAGATCAGGCATCTCGGCGGGGCGCTGGCCCATCGGCCGGTCGCGGCGAGCCCGATCGCGGCCCGGGACGCCGTGTTCACCGTGTGGGGAGCGACCGTCGGACCGCCGGAGGTCGTCGACGCCGGGACGGCCATGCTCGGCGGGATGGTCGAGCGGCTGAGTCCCTGGTCCACGGGGCTGGCGTACACGAACTTCGCCGGGCGGGACGACCGGGCGGAGAACGTGTTCACCGCCGAGGACCTGGAACGGCTGCGTGTCCTGAAGCGGTACTACGACCCGCGCAACCTGTTCCGGGTCAACAACCACAACGTCGCTCCGGAACAGCGGTGA
- a CDS encoding AfsR/SARP family transcriptional regulator — MRFRLLGRLELVTAHGAVVPPGAVSRAIVGRLLLARGAVVQRDTLVDELWEERTTKNPVGALQVQMAKLRAAFAARGEDTRLLFDHGGYRIVLGPQDEIDVPDFEAAVRDGREHLAAEEYEKAGSELRRGLSMWRGRALDGLEGRVFETERTRLEDLRLGALEDVAAAGLELGRAKELIPELQALLSLAPLRERSRARLMLALYRCGRLAEALEVYDTGRRLLKSELGVAPSEELRSLHGAILRHDPSLQGPEPFRQGHESTLRGTVTLPDRPPSPRTDAREPTSVSASASVSCEGNLSRPLGPFIGRRKELAALCEVVGRERLVTVLGPGGVGKTRLALEVCALVQPSRGNVWWVDLAPADDVNVLAVVASALGLSDTAVRPDQPPHDYVHRLTSFLAGRSAVLALDNCEHLLDAVAPLVATLLGRCPELTVLTTSRAPLEVAAEVLYPLAPMPDEEAADLFGTRAAMIDPSFAPDAAALYDIRRLCRRLDGLPLAVELAAAHVRLLTVREIEARLDNRFTLLIKGERTAPARHRTLRAVLDWSYALLDTTEQRLLTELALYVGGCSLDIVEAATPLPGADSAELLHVLGQLVDKSLLVPVSTPDGNRLRMLETVRAYALTRLREEGRAPEAEERLMTWAARFVRDGSAGLSSPDQREWARRLTEESANIRAASDLMTARSRQAEALLLEARLGYFWFISGREEEGIDRLQRSLQAYDATAGRRTTEPTEDDEWALFYTIAWLTWLHHVAGHHTEASSYVDRHKEAWHHAKNPDLAVLGRCYDALHAMLNGHDDVEERFAAGEAAVVDTEFHWDRAVLQTNWSTYCLQHGDTEGARRHGLIAVAASRAADDDFARVFSLTLCGDADESDGLRARAREQWTEAARILRAVGARTRWAYVLLRLVCMDITEREFASAEQRLADVSRLADELSADDLQAAVANLRGVLAVRAGRFADAERILHGVWHCPAAPPDRRAVAAVGLAVIATFGPPSPTAPDDARAWIDRGRQTHAGLLEPLARHAVGVLLDRLDAHHGTNRPGGTHPRCDWLADSPSVLAAFS; from the coding sequence ATGCGTTTTCGACTGCTCGGCCGCCTGGAGCTGGTGACTGCCCACGGCGCGGTCGTCCCGCCCGGCGCCGTGTCCCGGGCGATCGTGGGACGGCTGCTGCTCGCCCGCGGGGCGGTCGTACAGCGCGACACCCTCGTCGACGAACTGTGGGAGGAGCGCACGACCAAGAACCCGGTCGGCGCCCTCCAGGTCCAGATGGCCAAGCTGCGCGCGGCGTTCGCGGCGCGGGGCGAGGACACCCGCCTGCTGTTCGACCACGGCGGCTATCGGATCGTCCTGGGACCGCAGGACGAGATCGACGTACCCGACTTCGAGGCCGCGGTCCGCGACGGGCGTGAGCATCTGGCGGCGGAGGAGTACGAGAAGGCCGGGAGCGAGCTGCGGCGGGGGCTGTCGATGTGGCGCGGCCGCGCGCTGGACGGCCTGGAGGGACGGGTCTTCGAGACCGAGCGGACCCGCCTCGAGGATCTGCGGCTGGGCGCTCTGGAGGACGTGGCCGCCGCGGGCCTCGAACTCGGCCGCGCGAAGGAACTGATCCCCGAGCTGCAGGCCCTGCTGTCCCTCGCACCGCTGCGCGAGCGGTCCCGGGCCCGACTCATGCTCGCGCTCTACCGTTGCGGGCGGTTGGCGGAAGCGCTGGAGGTCTACGACACGGGGCGCCGGCTGCTGAAGTCCGAACTCGGTGTCGCTCCCTCGGAGGAACTGCGTTCCCTGCACGGCGCGATACTCCGCCACGATCCGTCTCTCCAGGGGCCCGAGCCTTTCCGGCAAGGGCACGAGTCGACTCTCCGAGGGACGGTCACCCTGCCCGACCGACCGCCCTCGCCGCGCACAGACGCCCGGGAGCCGACGTCCGTATCCGCATCCGCCTCCGTCTCCTGTGAAGGCAACCTGAGCCGACCCCTCGGCCCGTTCATCGGCCGGCGCAAGGAACTGGCCGCGCTGTGCGAAGTCGTCGGCCGGGAGCGGCTGGTGACCGTGCTGGGACCGGGCGGCGTCGGCAAGACCCGGCTGGCGCTTGAGGTGTGCGCGCTGGTCCAGCCGTCCCGCGGCAACGTCTGGTGGGTCGACCTGGCCCCGGCCGACGACGTGAACGTGCTCGCGGTGGTCGCCTCCGCGCTCGGCCTGTCCGACACCGCCGTCCGGCCGGACCAGCCGCCGCACGACTATGTGCACCGGCTCACCTCGTTCCTGGCCGGACGCTCGGCCGTGCTCGCCCTCGACAACTGCGAGCACCTGCTCGACGCCGTGGCCCCGCTGGTGGCGACCCTGCTGGGCCGGTGTCCCGAACTGACCGTCCTGACCACCAGCAGAGCGCCGCTGGAGGTCGCGGCCGAGGTGCTGTACCCGCTCGCGCCGATGCCGGACGAGGAGGCCGCGGACCTGTTCGGCACCCGTGCCGCGATGATCGACCCGTCCTTCGCCCCGGACGCGGCGGCCCTGTACGACATCCGCCGGCTCTGCCGCAGGCTCGACGGACTGCCGCTGGCGGTGGAACTCGCCGCCGCGCACGTCCGGCTCCTGACCGTCCGGGAGATCGAAGCCCGCCTCGACAACCGCTTCACCCTGCTCATCAAGGGGGAGCGCACCGCGCCCGCCCGACACCGCACCCTGCGCGCCGTCCTCGACTGGAGCTACGCCCTCCTCGACACCACCGAACAGCGGCTGCTGACGGAACTCGCCCTGTACGTGGGCGGCTGCTCCCTCGACATCGTGGAAGCGGCGACTCCCCTGCCCGGGGCCGACAGTGCCGAACTGCTGCACGTCCTGGGGCAGTTGGTCGACAAGTCCCTGCTCGTCCCGGTCTCCACGCCCGACGGCAACCGGCTGCGGATGCTGGAGACGGTCCGCGCGTACGCGCTCACCCGGCTCCGGGAGGAGGGCCGCGCACCGGAGGCCGAGGAACGGCTCATGACGTGGGCCGCCCGCTTCGTCCGTGACGGCAGCGCGGGACTCTCCTCGCCCGACCAGCGGGAGTGGGCCAGGCGCCTCACCGAGGAGTCCGCCAACATCAGGGCGGCATCGGACCTGATGACAGCCAGGTCCAGGCAGGCCGAGGCCCTGCTGCTGGAGGCACGGCTCGGCTACTTCTGGTTCATCAGCGGCCGCGAGGAAGAGGGAATCGACCGCCTCCAACGCAGCCTTCAGGCCTACGACGCGACAGCGGGCCGGCGGACCACGGAGCCCACCGAGGACGACGAATGGGCGCTCTTCTACACCATCGCCTGGCTCACCTGGCTCCACCACGTGGCCGGACACCACACGGAAGCCAGTTCCTATGTGGACAGGCACAAGGAGGCATGGCACCACGCGAAGAACCCCGACCTCGCCGTCCTGGGCCGCTGCTACGACGCGCTCCACGCGATGCTCAACGGGCACGACGACGTCGAAGAACGCTTCGCCGCGGGGGAAGCCGCCGTGGTGGACACGGAATTCCACTGGGACCGGGCGGTCCTGCAGACGAACTGGTCGACCTACTGCCTCCAGCACGGGGACACCGAGGGGGCCCGGCGGCACGGGCTGATCGCCGTGGCGGCGTCGCGCGCCGCCGACGACGACTTCGCCCGGGTCTTCTCCCTCACCCTCTGCGGCGACGCGGACGAGAGCGACGGCCTACGCGCCCGGGCCCGTGAGCAGTGGACCGAGGCGGCCCGGATCCTGCGTGCCGTGGGGGCGCGTACCCGCTGGGCGTATGTACTGCTCAGGCTGGTCTGCATGGACATCACCGAGCGGGAGTTCGCGTCGGCCGAGCAGCGGCTGGCGGACGTGAGCCGGCTCGCGGACGAACTGAGTGCCGACGATCTCCAGGCGGCGGTGGCCAACCTGCGCGGGGTGCTGGCGGTCCGGGCCGGTCGCTTCGCGGACGCGGAGCGGATCCTCCACGGGGTCTGGCACTGTCCGGCAGCGCCGCCCGACCGCAGAGCCGTAGCGGCCGTCGGTCTCGCGGTCATCGCGACCTTCGGCCCGCCGAGCCCCACCGCCCCGGACGACGCGCGGGCCTGGATCGACCGGGGGCGCCAGACGCACGCCGGACTGCTGGAACCGCTCGCCCGGCACGCGGTGGGCGTGCTGCTGGACAGGCTGGACGCCCACCACGGGACGAACCGGCCGGGCGGGACGCACCCGCGGTGCGACTGGCTCGCGGACAGCCCCTCCGTGCTGGCCGCCTTCAGCTGA
- a CDS encoding Dabb family protein — translation MIRNIVLFKLNEGLTRESPEVTEGFELVRRLDREIPEIRQWEVGWHVFDETPASYDFALNSLFDDTAAFQRYFNHPAHLAAIAHWMHHATWVVVDIHI, via the coding sequence ATGATCCGGAACATCGTCCTCTTCAAGCTCAACGAAGGCCTCACGCGCGAATCCCCCGAGGTCACGGAGGGATTCGAACTCGTGCGGAGACTCGACCGGGAGATCCCCGAGATCCGCCAGTGGGAGGTCGGATGGCACGTCTTCGACGAGACACCCGCCTCCTACGACTTCGCTCTGAACAGCCTCTTCGACGACACCGCCGCCTTCCAGCGCTATTTCAACCACCCCGCGCACCTGGCCGCGATCGCCCACTGGATGCACCACGCCACGTGGGTGGTCGTCGACATCCACATCTGA
- a CDS encoding FAD-dependent monooxygenase, whose amino-acid sequence MNILVSGGGIAGLATALELGARGHQVTLVERVAHLRVTGAPIDVRGDAVEFAGGMGVLPQLREQRIRMAEHGVFVHADGSVAARLPVEEMSDSGDDIEIAREDLARTLAAALPASTDVVFGDSVDTLADDGDGVDVRFVSGRAGRFDLVVGADGLHSVTRRLTFGPERDHLRHLGLYVALTDLPAEARADDRTSPLYNYPGHLASIARYRNKAFGVFLFRSGLLDYDHRDLDAQKKILLDAFAGHPEWKIPQLLDAVRADPEFYFDSVSQIHMPTWHRGRIALVGDAAHCAALLSGRGTSLAISGAHFLAEELEHAGGDHTVAFERYEQRQRPYVEFAQNSVTDGGELIVPSTREAIDARNARLQAGAA is encoded by the coding sequence GTGAACATCCTTGTCTCCGGCGGCGGCATCGCCGGTCTGGCCACGGCACTGGAACTCGGCGCCCGCGGCCACCAGGTGACCCTCGTCGAACGCGTCGCACACCTGCGCGTCACCGGCGCTCCGATCGACGTCCGCGGCGACGCCGTCGAGTTCGCCGGCGGCATGGGGGTGCTGCCCCAGCTCCGTGAGCAGCGCATCCGGATGGCTGAGCACGGCGTGTTCGTCCATGCCGACGGTTCCGTGGCCGCCCGTCTGCCGGTCGAGGAGATGAGCGATTCCGGAGACGACATCGAGATCGCGCGTGAGGACCTCGCACGGACTCTCGCCGCCGCACTGCCCGCGTCGACAGACGTCGTCTTCGGCGACTCCGTCGACACGCTCGCCGACGACGGCGACGGCGTCGACGTCCGCTTCGTCTCCGGCCGCGCCGGACGCTTCGACCTCGTCGTGGGTGCCGACGGCCTGCACTCGGTCACCCGCAGGCTGACCTTCGGCCCGGAACGCGACCACCTGCGCCACCTGGGCCTCTACGTCGCCCTCACCGACCTGCCCGCCGAAGCCCGGGCCGACGACCGGACCAGCCCGTTGTACAACTACCCCGGCCACCTCGCGAGCATCGCCCGCTACAGGAACAAGGCGTTCGGCGTGTTCCTCTTCCGCTCCGGGCTCCTCGACTACGACCACCGCGACCTCGACGCCCAGAAGAAGATCCTCCTGGACGCCTTCGCGGGACACCCCGAGTGGAAGATCCCGCAGCTGCTGGACGCGGTCCGCGCCGATCCCGAGTTCTACTTCGACTCGGTCAGCCAGATCCACATGCCCACCTGGCACCGCGGCCGTATCGCCCTGGTCGGCGACGCCGCGCACTGCGCGGCGCTGCTCTCCGGCCGCGGCACCTCACTGGCCATCAGCGGCGCGCACTTCCTGGCCGAGGAGCTCGAACACGCGGGCGGCGATCACACCGTGGCGTTCGAGCGCTACGAGCAACGCCAGCGCCCCTACGTCGAGTTCGCCCAGAACAGCGTCACGGACGGGGGCGAACTCATCGTGCCCTCCACGCGTGAGGCGATCGACGCCCGCAACGCGAGGCTCCAGGCCGGCGCCGCCTGA
- a CDS encoding TetR/AcrR family transcriptional regulator, with translation MTATREQDTDDASEPVTARRPGGRTARTRARILEATLHLVARDGIAALRYEEVAELAGVHKTSVYRNWPDREGLVNAALLQYAGSVELEDTGDLRHDLVDYLVGLAGLLSTTTGRAMRRAIQDAGENPEVALPVNRIFEQRLARLQQVVDGAVARGELPPVDGYFLAEMLTGPVHLYVSRGLRPFTRAEAERITDVVLAGLRHTAE, from the coding sequence GTGACGGCAACCCGAGAGCAGGACACAGACGACGCATCAGAGCCGGTGACCGCGCGGCGGCCGGGGGGCCGTACGGCCCGCACCCGTGCCCGGATCCTGGAGGCGACGCTGCACCTCGTCGCACGGGACGGCATCGCCGCCCTGCGCTACGAGGAGGTCGCCGAACTGGCCGGCGTGCACAAGACGAGCGTCTACCGCAACTGGCCCGACCGCGAGGGGCTCGTGAACGCGGCACTGCTCCAGTACGCGGGCTCGGTGGAACTGGAGGACACCGGGGACCTCCGCCACGATCTGGTCGACTACCTGGTGGGCCTGGCCGGCCTGTTGTCCACCACGACCGGCCGGGCCATGCGGCGCGCCATCCAGGACGCCGGGGAGAACCCCGAGGTCGCCCTGCCCGTCAACCGGATCTTCGAGCAGCGTCTGGCCCGACTCCAGCAGGTCGTGGACGGTGCCGTGGCACGCGGTGAACTGCCCCCGGTCGACGGCTACTTCCTCGCCGAGATGCTGACCGGTCCGGTCCACCTGTACGTCAGCCGCGGCCTGCGCCCCTTCACCCGCGCCGAGGCGGAGAGGATCACGGACGTGGTCCTGGCGGGACTGCGCCACACGGCCGAGTAG